In the genome of Candidatus Hydrogenedentota bacterium, the window TTAGCGCGATAGAGTAGAGTCGTAGTCTTTCCGACGCCCGCGTGGGACCCGGTTGGGATTCCGGACGCGGGCGTCATTTCGTCGCTTCACGCATTGTCGATCAGAATGTAAGGAATAACCGCCTTCCTCCAATTCGCGCCGTGGTAACGTCTCGCTTGGTCTTCGGCCAGCGAGACGAAGCTGTCCCACTGGCCGGGATGGATGGTCTGGCAGCCTTCGCTCGATGTTCTCGTATACGAGCCGCGGTGGATATTGATGCCGAAGTGCCCCGTGTCTTCATAGGGCGGGTCGCCGTCGCGAATGACGGTGACCGGACCGCAGCGTTGGCATAACGCCAGATACTTGCCCCGGTGCAGGCCGAACCGGTGCACGAACCAGGCCCCGGCCTTGAGCGACGCCATGCCCTTGCTCGCGCCCGTGCCGTGGCCTGGCCGGAACTTCGAGGGGTCCGTATTCGCGTTGTACGCCGCAAAGGCGCTCGGTGTCTGGAGGAAAATCGCGTCGTCGTAGATGCCGCGGTCGTTGACATTCGGCGCGCCCATCGAATCCCGGTAATAGCCGCGTATGCCCACGACAATCATCGGGTATTTCACGCGGTCAAGCCCGAACGGCCGCAACAATGGCTCGAGTTCCGCGCTGGACAGCCGCGGTCTTCCGGCTGGCGGGAGAATCTGAGCGTGTGACATGAATGCGCCCCATACTGGTCTCTTCGTACAAGCAGGGGCGCACGTTGCACACGTTTGCGGCGCTTGAGGAGCGGGCATCACCCGGTCAGGGTCTTGAGATAGGTGATGCTACGCTCCGCTTCTTCGACGGTGCCGCACTCGACGCTCATGACGATGTCGCGCGGGCACGACCTGAGCACGCGCACCACATTCGGCCAGTCGATGACGCCCTCGCCGCACGCGCAACCCACGGCGGTGCCGGTCACCTTGCCGCGTTCCGCTTCAGCCTGCGCGCGCGGGATTTCCTTCGCGTGCAGGTGCACGAGCCGGTCGTTGACCCGTTGCAGCCACCGGATCGGGTCGTGTCCGCACAGGTAGCTGTTGCCCGTGTCGAAATTGATGCCGATGGCCGGCGAATCAACGAGATTGTGGATACGGTCGAGGCCGTCCGGGTCCTTGCTGTATTGCTGGTGCGGTTCCAGGCCGATCAGAATACCGCGCCGCTCCGCGACGAGCGACGCCTCCTTCAGCACGTAGCGCATCAGCACGTGGTCCTCCTCCTCGGTGGTCCAGGCCGGCTTCGGGCCTTCGTCGGTATTGACCACCGGCGCGCCGCACTCCGCCGCGAAGCGCACCGCCTGTTTCAGGTACTCCGTGCTGACCTCCGGCTTGCACAGCGGGCAATGGGCGGACAACCCCGACAACTGGATGCCCGCGTCCTCGCACGCTTTCTTGACCCGGTACGGGTCGTCCAGCATCGACACGCTGTGGAAGTAACCCGCCTCGCTCAGCAGTTCGCGGCCCAGGTGGACCATCGGCTCAACGTACTCATAGCCGAATTCCGCCGCTTTCCGCACGCCCCACTCGAACGGCTTGTCCGCGTGGCGCACAAATTCCATATTGACTCCAATGCCGATCTTCCCCATGACAAGAACCCTCCTCTCTTGCTGACCCAGTTTGAAAACATACTAGCCCGAGATGTCCACGCGGGACAAGCCGCGCGAACACGTTCTTTACTGAAAAAAGACCGCGCGCCGGCCCGCCTGTGATATGCCAGCCGCCGGGAAATCCGAGTGGGCGTGCGGGAGGAACGCCCGCAAATGCGCCGGGCTTGCATCCAGGTCGTCGCCTGCGGAGTCGCGAGTCGTTTTCCGTTCCGCCTGAGAGAGGTAAGCGACGCGTAAGCCCAAACGAAGGGCCCCTTTGGCGAGACGGGATGCCCCGTTCGACCGCGTAGTCGGTATCCTGGAGCAGAGGCGAAGGGGGGATGTTGTCCGGACGGTGAACACAAACATGGTGTTGGCGCATTGGCTAATCGGGCGGGAGACCGTCGAGGAGGTTCAACGTGGCATGGGGCGTGCGAAATACGGCGAGAAGGCGGTGGAAATATGACCAAAGCAATTGAGGAAGCGGTATGGACAGGGGTTCTCTGTTACAAACAGCTGGTATTTTAGACAATTTCATGTTGTGTTTCAGAACCGTTTTCAAATGCTCCACTCAACGGACAGAAAATTGGTCTCTTACAGGAAAAGATGCCCAGTGGGTGGCGCATCGCTGCCGGGCGCAAGAAAACGAAGCGCGCGAAGAAGGCCGGCCGTGCCGGATTCCTCTTCGCGCGCGTTGGGGCTGGTTGCGCGATGCGCGCTATTCATTCCGCTTCGGGAACGTCTCAGGCGAGCTCCTTGCCCGCATCACCGGCGATGCGTGTCTTGATCCCGAGGTTCAAGCACGTTGCCGCGAGTTCCGGCAGAATGTTGCCGTAACCGACCACGATATGGTTCGACATGTGCGTGGCCATGAGCTGATTGCGGTCGTAGCCGGGGATGTGCACGTTTGCGATGGGCCAGACCGGAGTGGTCTTGTCGAGCCGTTCCTGCACTTCCGGCGCGGGCAGGTCGAGCACTTCGCCGGTGCCCAGGTCCATGCCCATCTCACCGTACTGTTCGTAGCACCGCGCCCACGTGATAAGCCCGGGTTTCGAGATGCCCGAGCACGTGCCTCCGCCGAGCGGGAAATACATGGCCGGCTGCCGGTACACGTGGGTCCTTCTCCATCCGCCGAAGTGGGCGGGCGGCGCGCCGCCGCTGACCAGAAATACCCATACGAATTTCCCGTCATACTCGCGGCCCCACCGCACGTCGTGCAGCGTCGTCTCGGCCGGCATGCCTTTGCGATCATAGATTTCGTTCATGAGCATCTGGGGGATGCCCGCGCCGAGGTCGCCTTCATTGAAATGCGGGATGGCCTTGCCCTGCTTGACGATGGCGCCGGTCTCCGGGCTCTTGATGGGGGGGCGGTCGGCGTTGTTGAGCATACCCTCGACCAAGTCGGACGCGGAGCAGCAGCGCGCGAGACCCAATTGATAGGGAATGCCGATGGCGCTGAGGCCGAAGCGCTCGACCATCCGGCCCGCGGCGGCGTACATCTTCATCTGTGAGATGACCTGCCCATGGACGAGTTCCTTGGAGCCGTCCGTGCCCCAGTGGAAGTTGCAGCCTTTCTTCACAAGCCAGTTCAGGTGGCGCTGCGCTTCCGCGTCGCTCACGAGGTTCATCTCGGCGAGCAAGTCGGATTGATTCAGATACTCGATGGGCATGCCTGCCGCGCCGACGAGCGCGGGGTCCATGACCGCGTTGAGCATGCCCATGCAGCCGGGATCGAACTGGCCCATGATGCGGCGTTTCGTGCGGATGTCTGCCGCGAGTTCGGCGCCAAAGCGCTTCGCGGCAGGCGCGAGGCGCAGCTTCGCGGCGTCGCGCAGGTGAGAAGCGTCGTACTCGATCTTCTGCGTGCGCAGCCAGTTGCCGAGTTGCGTCATGAAGAATTCGTCTTTTGTGAACGCGTCCGTCCAGAGCCGCGCATGCGGGATGTGCAACCGGTGCAGCGACCCCGAATGATTGAGCAGCGCGACGAGGCCGGGCCAGGTGCCGTCGAAATTCGCGAGCAGCAGGATGGGGCCCTTGTGGGTCTGGAGCGGCCCGCACACGTGGTGCGAATAGGCCCAGCAACTCAGCACGACGACGACCGGCGCGTTGGGGTCAATCTTCGAGAAGACCGCCGCGCCTTCGCTCTGGCGCGTAATGAACCCATGTTTCTTCTTTGCGTCGTACTTCGTAAGCGTTTCCGTCTGGACGCCCAACTTGCGAAAGGCCTTGGCCACTTCCCGAAGCGTCAACTCCTGCATCGGCCAGCACTCGACGCAGGCCGAGCTGCGAAAATCGCCGTTCGAGATCAGATAGACCTTCTCAATGCGTTTTGCCATGCTCGATACTCCCTTCCGTCTTGCGGCGCCCTGCACGGCCACCGCCTCCAATTCGTTGAGACAACCGCATAAGAATAGGTCGCAACGCCGCCGAAATCAAAGCGGGGAACGTCTTATCCGTGCTCCATCCTTTGTTGTACTGCATTCGCAAAAAGATGACGCGTGCATGCGCACGGCATTCCGGTGACTCGCGATGACCTTTCGTGGGCATATCAAGGACCGGGCCGTCATCTTGAACGAGCCGGCGGCGCTGCCCGGCGGCGCGCTGCTTGAGGCGCCCTTACCCGACGCGGGAAACGTCGCGTTTGCGCACCGGATGCGGCCGGTTATCGGGGTTGCGCCCAATTTGCCTTCTGACATGGCAAACAGGCACGGCCACCATATCCGCATGGCACGCCGCGACCATGAACAGGCTGTTCGCCGACAGCCATTGCTTCTTTGCGTTTCTGAACCAGACTTGCCCGCAGATCATTTAAAGACGGCAGTGTTTTCGCCGGAATGAATGAACGGGGATTGTCCGATGCGCTTACCGACGGTCGGCACTTCGCGCACGCGTGTTTCAACGCCGTGTCCGCTCGATTCTCTCGCCAGGGTGCGCGCGTATGTCAATGGACCGAAATCGAGCCGCTTGCGGCGCGGCGGTGTGCGTCGTATTGTATGTGCACGAGAATCAGACAAGACTCTCGCGCAAGGGAGGTCGTGCAATGCAAATCTATGGCAAGCGGTATTCCGTGGCGGACCTGCGCCGCCGCGTCGGTAACATGGACCAGATCGCGGGCGTTCGCGTCGTGCAGCTCGACGACGGCAACGAACGGCCCGCGCGCGCAGCCTTGATCCACACGGGCAGCGGCCTGGAACTCACCGTGGTGCTCGATCGCGCGCTGGACATCGCTTCGGCGGCGTTTCAGGGCAAGGCGATGGGCTGGCGCTCGACCACCGGCGACGTGGCGCCGCAGTACTTCGAGGCGGAAGGCATCCGCTGGCTGCGCAGCTATTTTGGCGGTCTCGTGACCACGTGCGGGCTGACCAACGTGGGCGCGCCCGCGCCGGGCTTGCGCACGGCCCTGACGGGGGAGGGCCTGCACGGGCGAATCGGCAACACGCCCGCGCGCAACGTAAGCGTCGTGCAGGAGTGGCAGGGCGATGATTACGTGCTTCAGGTGTCCGGTACGATGCGCGAAACGAGCGTGTTCGGCGAGAACCTCTCCTTGACGAGAACCGTCTCGACCCAATTGGGCGCAAAACGGTTCTTTATTCATGACGTCCTGACGAATGAGAGTTTCAAGACGACGCCGTTCATGCTGCTGTACCACTGCAACATCGGTTGGCCCGTGGTGGATAAGGGCTCGGAACTCATTACGCCGAGCCGGCATGTCGCGCCGCGCGATGCGGCCGCGCAGGCGGGGAAAGAGGAGTGGTTCCGGATGGACGGCCCCATCCACGGCTATGCGGAGAAATGCTACTACCACGACATGGTCCCAGCAAGCGACGGGACCGTTACCGCGGCGATTGTGAACGACGGCTTCGCGCGCGGCGAGGGTTTCGGCGTGTACGTGAAGTACCGCAAGAGCGAGATGCCGCGCTTCGTCGAGTGGAAACAGATGGGCGAGCAGGACTACGTGTGCGGTCTCGAACCTGCGACCTGCGGCGTCGAGGGCAAGCACATCGACCGCGAACTGGGCCTCTTGCGGGAATTGCAGCCGGGCGAACGCCGCGAATTCCACCTCGAATTCGGCGCGATCACCGAGACCGCCGAGGTAAAAAAGCTGCGCGCCGCCCGCGCGAAGGTCAAAACCAAGATCGTCGACAGCTACAAGCAGTTTGTAGAGTAACAGTGCGGGTAAGGACCAAGAAGACGCAAGGTGCCAGAAGGACGCTATCTGGCTGCCCTTTTGAGGCCATTCCGCGGTTTTGACTCCGGTATCGCCATCCCGCGCATGATCGACCCAGTATTTTGGGGTCACGACGAAGATGGGCCACGGCATGCGCCAGGGGTTGTCCGCTTCTTCCGCGTGCCACAAGCCGGAAGGGAAGCGGTTGACGAGCAGGCGGCGGATACCATGCGCGTAAACCGGACACGACTCGGGATAACGCCGAATGCGCGGGACCGTTTTGTCCATCTCGGCGAGGAACGCATCGCCGACTCCTCGCGCTGAAGGTTCGTACCAGTGAAAGGCGTCGCGGAGTTCCTGTCTTGCGATGCCGAGAAACGCGACCCCTCATGCTGCCTGAACTCATTCCTCACCGATTCATACGGATGCGCCTGTTGACGGTCTGCAAGAAAGGCCTGCCTGGGCCGGCGCGCCTCTTTCGCCTACGCCTGACCCTTGGCCGTATCCAGACGTCTGACTTGGGCAAGCAGAACATCTGCTGGGACCATCTTCTCTGCGTCGGACAGTTCGCGGGCCTTTTCTCCGAGTTCCTGCAAGGCCATCGAAAATGACCTCATTGTATTCTTCATGGAATATGCCGGTGTCTTTTCTCGACGGCAAATCCTGCGGGAAGGCACGCGGATCTCTTACCGGTCGAGGCCGGTTCTGCTATGAGCACCCGCCGGCCCCTAGAGCAGGCCTTTTCCTTCAAACACGGGCGGGACTTGGAGTCCGAGGTACTGCAGGGCCGTGACCCCGATATCGAGTAACGTCGGGTTCTCTGCTACCTTCTGGTTGGCGAACAGGACGCCGGGCGTGTCGGCTACGTCGGAACTGGCGTGCTCGCCGCTCCATTTGTCGTCGTTCGGAGAAAGAATCTCTTTGGGGGCAGCGCCCGCCGCCGAAGCCTTCGCGGTCTGATAACCCTCCGCATAACCCAACTGGATATCCGGTGACTCGATCTTGGATTCGCCCTGGTCGCCGTGCAGGTCATAGACCTGGCCGAAAATCTTCTCGCCCGTGGCCGGGTCGGCGACTTCCCGCAATTTGCCGCGGATTTCCTCGATCAGGGCGGGCGCGTCCTCGGGCGCGACAATGCCTTGGCCTTCGCGTCCGCGCAGGTTGAGAAAGATCATGCCCAGCCCGAGGCCATAGGCGCGCGTACGCGGCCAATCGAAGCCTTGCAGGTATTTCTCGTCCGTGAACGCGGTTGCCGGGTCGGTCTGCCCCTTGACGGCGAGGTAGCCGTTGCGAATGAGCCAGGTATTAACGCTGAATCCCGTGCGGAAGCTGTGGAACCCGTGGTCCGATATGACCATGAGCAGGTCGCCGGGCTGGAGCCGCGCCATCACGTCGCCGATGATGCCGTCCATGGTCTGGTAGGTGTCCTCGACGGCGCGCCCGTACTTGGCGGCGCCTTCCGGCGTGTACAAAGGGTGTTTCGGGTCGCGGAAACGCCAGAACATGTGCGAAACGCGGTCGGTGGCCGTCCATGCGGCAACGAGCAAGTCGAAATTGCCGCGGTCGATCTCGTCCAGACAAAGCTGGCGGCGCCAGGCCATGGTGCGCTTCACGTCTTCGAGGAACATATCCTCCGTCAGGTCGCCTTTTTGCAGCGCCTTCGTGTCATAGACCCAACCGATCGTCTTGAAAAGGCCATAGCGGTCGGCGAGTTCCGCGGAATAGGCTGGCGGCTCGCTGATCGGGATCATCGGTTCGCGCGGGTGCATCTGAAGACAAGTCATGTAGATGCGCACCGGCGCGTCGCCCTGCATAAGATGGAAGCGGCTGATGGCCCGCACGTGGTACTTCGGCGAGAGCGGGAACGTCCATTCCATCCAGGGCGACCACTCGCCCTCGGCCAGCGTGACCGTCTGCTCTTGCACGCGAATCACCGCCTTCTTTGCGGCCCGGTCGGCCGTTACCTCGACCGGGACTTCGGCGTACTGCCCGCGCTTGCCCGGGATGCCGATGCCCGGAACCGGCACCGTCGCCGTGTCGCCTTCAAATTTCAACGGCAGACGCATGCCTCCGGCGACCGGCTCCGGCTTCGCGAAATCCTCGGAGAAAGCGAAATAGGTGCTCTGAGTGCCGCGGATATCGGGCACGTCCAGTCCGCACAATTGACAGCAGGCATCGGTCAGGTCGTCGGCGGGATAGGCGAACGGCACGACCAGCGCTTTCACGCGCGCGCCCTGGTCGCTCGCGACTTTCCAGAAGGTTTCGCCCTTGCGATAGTTCATATACGAGGCAGGGTTCGCCAGCGCGCCGTCCGGGGCGAGGTCCGGCTGTTTCGTGAGGCCAAAACCCGGCGCGGGAAAGTAGTTGGCAGGGTTGCGCCGCAGAAAATCAAAAATGCCATGATTGACCGGGGTGCGGCACGTGGCGAAGTTCGACCACGCCGTCGGCGACTGCGGAGGATTGCTCGACGCGAGCGGGACGAAGGTGCCCGCCCCTTCGAGTTTCGCTACGTTCGGCAATTCGCCCGCATCGATCATCTGGCGCGTGATCTTCGGGTCTACCCCGTCAAAGCCGAGGATGATGACGCGGCCCTTTGCGCCGGGTGGCTGGGCGCAAGCGTGGTGCGCCACATTCGTTATTGTGGCGCACGCCAAGGCAACAACGCACCAGGAAAAACCTGAAAACACAGCGGAATTAAGTCGCATTACGTTCGTTCTCCGTGAAAAGCCTCATTCGCGCACGTAAAAGAAGAGAAATCCTAGCGCATACGATCACGCCATGACAAACGCCGCGCGCCGGTTTGCGCGCTCTTGAACCATGCAGCAGGCATCTGTGGTTTACAGGGTTGTGTCAGCTTCGCTCGCGGCCGCTGCGGCAGCATCCGTCCGGGCAACCTCGAGCGGCGCCGCGCCAGCCGCGGGAACAACGCGGACGGTGGACATGTAGCCGTTGTGGTCGCTCAGCAGCCGGCCGTTATGCCGTTCCAACTCCGCGAAAGCGACCATCTCGAATGTGTACGCGGGGTCGGCGATGCCGAAAATGTTGTCGATGCGTTTCTGGTCGTCCATCAGGTGTACCAGGCCGATGTCGCGGACCAGCAGGTCGTATTCCGGGTTGCCCGGGCGGCAGTTGAAATCGCCGACGAAGAACGCCGGGCCGGTGTTCGTGCGGGTCTCGTTCACGAAGAGGGCTGCCTCGCGCATCTGTTGCATGCGCACTTCCCTGTTGGCCGCGCGGCCGTAATTGGCCTGCGCGTGGGTATCATAGAAATCAATGATGCCTGCCGGATGTTCGATTCGCGCCAGGGCGACGCCCTTGCCCGCCCACCAGTCGCCTTCCCAGAGGCGGAACCATTCGTTGCTTGCGGTGTAGCGGTGGAAGAGCGTCTCTTTGATAGGCCAGGCACTCATAATCAAAAGGCCGCTGCCGAGCGTGGCGCTTGGGAAATACTCGTGGTATCGCAGCCGCGACCCCGCCAAAGCGTCAATCAGGATCCCGCGTTCTTCTTCGGCGAAGACCTCTTGAAATCCTGCGACATCGGGGTCGATCCGGGTGAGCAGGTCCCCGATTGCGCGCATGCGTTCCGCGCGGTTCCGGCCGACGACCCACAGGTTCTGCACGTTGAACGTGACCACCTTCAGTTCGACGGGGGTGGTCATGCGCGGCGGAGGCGACTTCAGCAACGCACTGCTGGCGATATCGGTCTCCGAGCCGGTGCGCCCATTCACGAAAACCGCCGCGCATATGATGACGGCGAACAGGCAGGCCACGCCTGCCAGAACCACGGCGCTGAACCACACCATCGCTTTGCGCATCTTCCTGCTCCAAGTGCCGGCAGGGTCCCGCCCCTTGCGTCAGGGGGAGCGCGCCCTGCCGTCCGTAGTCA includes:
- a CDS encoding aldose 1-epimerase family protein; this encodes MQIYGKRYSVADLRRRVGNMDQIAGVRVVQLDDGNERPARAALIHTGSGLELTVVLDRALDIASAAFQGKAMGWRSTTGDVAPQYFEAEGIRWLRSYFGGLVTTCGLTNVGAPAPGLRTALTGEGLHGRIGNTPARNVSVVQEWQGDDYVLQVSGTMRETSVFGENLSLTRTVSTQLGAKRFFIHDVLTNESFKTTPFMLLYHCNIGWPVVDKGSELITPSRHVAPRDAAAQAGKEEWFRMDGPIHGYAEKCYYHDMVPASDGTVTAAIVNDGFARGEGFGVYVKYRKSEMPRFVEWKQMGEQDYVCGLEPATCGVEGKHIDRELGLLRELQPGERREFHLEFGAITETAEVKKLRAARAKVKTKIVDSYKQFVE
- a CDS encoding fucose isomerase, with product MAKRIEKVYLISNGDFRSSACVECWPMQELTLREVAKAFRKLGVQTETLTKYDAKKKHGFITRQSEGAAVFSKIDPNAPVVVVLSCWAYSHHVCGPLQTHKGPILLLANFDGTWPGLVALLNHSGSLHRLHIPHARLWTDAFTKDEFFMTQLGNWLRTQKIEYDASHLRDAAKLRLAPAAKRFGAELAADIRTKRRIMGQFDPGCMGMLNAVMDPALVGAAGMPIEYLNQSDLLAEMNLVSDAEAQRHLNWLVKKGCNFHWGTDGSKELVHGQVISQMKMYAAAGRMVERFGLSAIGIPYQLGLARCCSASDLVEGMLNNADRPPIKSPETGAIVKQGKAIPHFNEGDLGAGIPQMLMNEIYDRKGMPAETTLHDVRWGREYDGKFVWVFLVSGGAPPAHFGGWRRTHVYRQPAMYFPLGGGTCSGISKPGLITWARCYEQYGEMGMDLGTGEVLDLPAPEVQERLDKTTPVWPIANVHIPGYDRNQLMATHMSNHIVVGYGNILPELAATCLNLGIKTRIAGDAGKELA
- a CDS encoding endonuclease/exonuclease/phosphatase family protein, yielding MRKAMVWFSAVVLAGVACLFAVIICAAVFVNGRTGSETDIASSALLKSPPPRMTTPVELKVVTFNVQNLWVVGRNRAERMRAIGDLLTRIDPDVAGFQEVFAEEERGILIDALAGSRLRYHEYFPSATLGSGLLIMSAWPIKETLFHRYTASNEWFRLWEGDWWAGKGVALARIEHPAGIIDFYDTHAQANYGRAANREVRMQQMREAALFVNETRTNTGPAFFVGDFNCRPGNPEYDLLVRDIGLVHLMDDQKRIDNIFGIADPAYTFEMVAFAELERHNGRLLSDHNGYMSTVRVVPAAGAAPLEVARTDAAAAAASEADTTL
- a CDS encoding alkaline phosphatase family protein, which codes for MRLNSAVFSGFSWCVVALACATITNVAHHACAQPPGAKGRVIILGFDGVDPKITRQMIDAGELPNVAKLEGAGTFVPLASSNPPQSPTAWSNFATCRTPVNHGIFDFLRRNPANYFPAPGFGLTKQPDLAPDGALANPASYMNYRKGETFWKVASDQGARVKALVVPFAYPADDLTDACCQLCGLDVPDIRGTQSTYFAFSEDFAKPEPVAGGMRLPLKFEGDTATVPVPGIGIPGKRGQYAEVPVEVTADRAAKKAVIRVQEQTVTLAEGEWSPWMEWTFPLSPKYHVRAISRFHLMQGDAPVRIYMTCLQMHPREPMIPISEPPAYSAELADRYGLFKTIGWVYDTKALQKGDLTEDMFLEDVKRTMAWRRQLCLDEIDRGNFDLLVAAWTATDRVSHMFWRFRDPKHPLYTPEGAAKYGRAVEDTYQTMDGIIGDVMARLQPGDLLMVISDHGFHSFRTGFSVNTWLIRNGYLAVKGQTDPATAFTDEKYLQGFDWPRTRAYGLGLGMIFLNLRGREGQGIVAPEDAPALIEEIRGKLREVADPATGEKIFGQVYDLHGDQGESKIESPDIQLGYAEGYQTAKASAAGAAPKEILSPNDDKWSGEHASSDVADTPGVLFANQKVAENPTLLDIGVTALQYLGLQVPPVFEGKGLL
- a CDS encoding sugar phosphate isomerase/epimerase, translated to MGKIGIGVNMEFVRHADKPFEWGVRKAAEFGYEYVEPMVHLGRELLSEAGYFHSVSMLDDPYRVKKACEDAGIQLSGLSAHCPLCKPEVSTEYLKQAVRFAAECGAPVVNTDEGPKPAWTTEEEDHVLMRYVLKEASLVAERRGILIGLEPHQQYSKDPDGLDRIHNLVDSPAIGINFDTGNSYLCGHDPIRWLQRVNDRLVHLHAKEIPRAQAEAERGKVTGTAVGCACGEGVIDWPNVVRVLRSCPRDIVMSVECGTVEEAERSITYLKTLTG